The following proteins come from a genomic window of Triticum aestivum cultivar Chinese Spring chromosome 6A, IWGSC CS RefSeq v2.1, whole genome shotgun sequence:
- the LOC123132255 gene encoding eukaryotic translation initiation factor 5, whose amino-acid sequence MALQNIGASNKDDAFYRYKMPRMLTKIEGRGNGIKTNIVNMVDIAKALARPASYTTKYFGCELGAQSKFDEKTGISLVNGAHDTSKLAGLLENFIKKYVQCYGCGNPETEVLISKKEMITLKCAACGFLSDVDMRDKLTTFILKNPPEAKKGGKDKKAMRRAEKERLKEGEAADEEMKKLKKDGKKKGASSKESTAKGVATKKKGAGGSDEEHISSPRDADFAAAADDDDDDDDDVQWATDTSAEAARKRMEEQLSAATAEMVMLATEETEKKKKQAQHKDDGCANGTSKAEETSNGKQNGAKATPYDELVEEIKASLANAATAAQLKGVLSSSTLPLKDVMDALFEALFHGAGKGFAKDVVKNKKYLAAAVPDEAAQMLLLQSIEAFCSKCSAEALKELPVVLKALYDGDLLEEETIVQWYNEAVAAGKDSQVVKNAKPVVEWLESAESDEE is encoded by the coding sequence ATGGCGCTGCAAAACATTGGTGCTTCAAACAAGGATGATGCCTTCTACAGGTACAAGATGCCCAGAATGCTGACCAAAATTGAAGGCCGTGGTAATGGCATCAAGACCAATATTGTGAACATGGTTGATATAGCAAAAGCACTTGCAAGGCCTGCTTCCTACACAACCAAGTACTTTGGTTGTGAGCTTGGGGCACAATCAAAGTTTGATGAGAAGACAGGAATCTCCTTGGTTAATGGTGCCCATGACACTTCAAAGCTAGCTGGTCTGCTCGAGAACTTCATCAAGAAGTATGTCCAGTGTTATGGCTGTGGCAACCCTGAGACAGAGGTCCTCATCTCCAAGAAAGAGATGATAACTCTGAAATGTGCCGCCTGTGGCTTCCTCTCGGATGTTGACATGAGGGACAAGCTCACTACATTCATCCTGAAGAACCCACCAGAGGCGAAGAAAGGAGGCAAGGACAAGAAAGCTATGAGGAGGGCTGAGAAGGAGCGTCTGAAAGAAGGTGAAGCAGCTGATGAGGAGATGAAGAAACTCAAGAAGGATGGGAAGAAGAAAGGTGCTTCGTCCAAGGAGAGTACTGCAAAAGGTGTTGCCACAAAGAAGAAGGGTGCTGGGGGCTCTGATGAAGAACATATCTCATCACCAAGAGATGCTGACTTTGCAGCTGCtgcagatgatgatgatgatgacgatgatgatgtacaGTGGGCGACTGACACGTCAGCAGAGGCTGCAAGAAAGCGTATGGAGGAACAGCTGAGTGCAGCAACTGCTGAAATGGTTATGCTTGCCACTGAAgagactgagaagaagaagaaacaggcCCAGCACAAGGATGATGGCTGTGCCAATGGCACATCAAAGGCTGAAGAGACCTCCAACGGTAAGCAGAATGGAGCCAAAGCCACTCCCTATGATGAACTGGTTGAAGAGATCAAGGCGAGCCTTGCCAATGCTGCCACCGCAGCTCAGCTCAAGGGGGTGCTGTCCTCCTCAACCCTGCCCCTGAAGGACGTGATGGATGCCCTCTTTGAGGCGCTCTTCCATGGTGCCGGCAAGGGGTTCGCCAAGGATGTGGTTAAGAACAAGAAGTACCTTGCTGCTGCTGTGCCTGATGAAGCCGCCCAGATGCTCCTGCTCCAGTCCATCGAGGCGTTCTGCAGCAAGTGCAGCGCCGAGGCCTTGAAGGAGCTGCCTGTCGTTCTGAAGGCCCTCTACGACGGAGACCTCCTTGAGGAGGAAACCATTGTGCAGTGGTACAATGAAGCTGTTGCTGCCGGCAAGGACTCTCAGGTCGTGAAGAATGCCAAGCCCGTCGTGGAGTGGCTCGAGAGCGCCGAGTCCGACGAGGAGTGA